From the Methanobacterium sp. CWC-01 genome, the window CTTTATATCTTCCCCAATTTGGGGATACTTCTTCTTAAAGTCAGCGGAGTTTAAAAGTTCCTCACTGGCCATAACTATTTGCTCGGTTTCAGAGAAAGGAGCGTATCCTACTCCGAAAGAGGTGTCATTCGCTGAGGGCATTCCTTTTCGGGCGAAAACATCCACCAGGTCACCGGATCCATGGCCGATCTTGCACTCCACCACGGTACAGGTCTCCACATTCAGGTTGATCAGGGCTTTATTGAGATACTCCTTGGCAGCCCCGATGGCAATACGGTCCACACCAATCTTACGACCATCATATTCTGGAACTCCACGTCCAGTGAGGAGGATATCCATGGGTTTGATGATATCTCCACCTCCGAACTCGGGATAGGATTCTCCGGCGGTAATCTGTACTTCATCGGTGTTGTGGTGCAGAACACCACCAAAATAATCTAAATAAGCATTACAAAGAGCCCGACTAACTGATTCAGCTATTCCATCACTTATGCTGTCGGGATGCCCGATACCCTTCCTTTCCACGATTTCAATTTCCTGTTCCTCGATGGGCTTCTGGATGAGCTTCTCCACTATGATATTACGCATAAATTCAATCCTCCAAACCTAGTTAATGATTAGGTTAAAACCATCTCCATGAGTTATGGTTTCTAAACGCGGTTTAAGACGTTTAAACATAACCCATGAAACTTTTCCTTTATGCCATATGAGTTGGATTATATAAAAAATGATCGATGATATCAGTTGTGCTTAAAATGTATAAAATCACAAGATAAGGATACAATTAGGAATAGATAAAACTCTTTTATAATGGATTTGTAGTTCAATAAAAAAGTTTAACAACATTCAGCTATTAGAAATATAATCCGGAGGATGAAAGGTGCCAAAAAGTATCAAGGATATTTTAATTGAAATGAAGAACATGTCCGAATTAATGGTTGATTTAGCATATTCTGCCCTACTTTTTAACAGTAAAGACGCGGCGGAAGAAGTTAAAAAACTGGAAAATAAAATTAACCGGCTTAACTATGAGATTAAGAAGGAATCTCTCCTGGCGGCAAGAACTGTTGAAGATGCGGAGAAACTGACCGCCCTTCTGGAGGTGGGGGAAGCAACTGAGAACATAGCTGATTCAGCTAAAGACATAGCTGATCTGGTTTTGAAGGGTATAAAGCCGCATCCGGTATTTAAAATGGTCATGGAAGAATCGGATGAAATGATCATCAGAGTTAAAATATGCGAATCATCAGAATTGATTGATAATTCTTTAGGAGAGCTTTTACTTGCCACCAGGACGGGAATGACGGTAATTGCCATCAGGAGAAACGAGTCATGGATTTATGGTCCGGATAAAAATACAATTCTTGATGTGAATGACACCCTAATCGCCAAGGGAAACGAAACTGGTGCAAATATACTTGACAAGCTTGCCAGTGGCGAAATTAAGCTTGAAGATCTTGAATATAATGAAATAGCTGAAATATAATTCATAATACAATTGAGGTCTAATTTTTCATTATTTCTTAAATTCCTCCTTTTTTTAATCTATTTTCTACACCAATCTATCCTCAAAAATTGAGATCGTGAACTTTCTAAATAAATGATAAAACATTAGAGAAATACTCAAATTCGCTAGGTATATTAGTAATATTCCCAAATCTTTATAAGTGGATATGGCATATTACTTATTACCCACTTAAATGGTGATTGAAATGGACGATGTTGATCTGGCTATATTGCGTTCCTTGATTAGAAATTCAAGGATTACCCTTTCTCAGATGTCAAAGGAAATTGACATCCCTGATGCAACTATATCCAATCGCCTTAAAAAATTAGAATCGGAAATAATCAATCGCTACACCATAATCCTGGACTGGCAGAAGATTGGTTTGGAAATTACTTCCATAATAATCATTCAAACCGAGTCTGAAAAGCACGAGTCTGTTAAAGAAATGCTATCCCGACTGGAAGAAGTCTCAGAAGTTTACAGCGTATCCGGGGAATATGATATACTTATTAAGGTATGGGTGAGAAGTATTGAGGAACTGAATAAACTTATAAACACTAAAATCCGTTCTATTGACGGTGTTGAGGATTTAACTGAAATGATTGTAATGGAACGTGTTAAGGAGGATATTCCATCATTTTAGTGGATAAATACGGAAATGTCGAAGATTAAATTTAAAGTTAAGATACTTAATTTATGTAATTTAGTTGGGGTGAACTGCAAATCCGCAGACCCCCTGTTCAGGTGGTTAGGTGAAATGGACAGATCCAGTGAAGAAGATTGGGGACTTAATATTACTTCTATTGAACCTCCTGGCCAGAATTGTTATCGTAGTCTCAAAAAGGTCTCTGAAGGCCCTTTCTATACCCTTTGTTATTTCCGGTAAAGTTGCTCATTTTTTTCGTGATGTTTCCAGAACATTAGGTGAAGGATTCATCGCCCTTTTCATATGCGCCATCGGAGACCTGATTGCAGGTATTCTTTTAAGTCGCATGACCGAAACACTTTCAATCCTTCCGGGGCTACTTATTCTCATTCCTGGAGCAATTGGGATGAGGGGAAATATTTTTGGCGCGTTAGGGTCTCGATTAGGCTCCAATCTGCATATTGGTATCTTATCGCCTGAACTAAAAAAATCAACAATTTTATATCAAAATATTATCTCCGCAATGATTTTAACGTTTATAATGTCAATTTTCCTGGCATTTATGGCTAAAGGGTTTTCTATGGCCTTGGGCTATGAAAGTATTAGCCTGGTGGACTTCACCATTATATCCGTATTGGGAGGAATATTCTCCGGGGCCCTGCTCTTACCAGCCACCATTTTAATCACCATTAAAAGTTACGAAAATGGTTGGGACCCGGATAACGTAACCACTCCATTAATAGCAGCTTCAGGAGACCTTTTTACCCTCCCATCCCTCCTTCTGGCGATACAAATACTATTATGGATTAGAAATGGATTTTTTGACACAATATTATTCCTGGTATTCATAATCATAGGTATAATTGCGTTTATTGTTGGAATCAGAGGTGAAAGTAACCTTAAAAAGATCATAAAACACAGCACACCCACCCTGTTCCTGTCTTCAATCCTGGGCACCACTGCCGGTACCATCCTGAACAGCAGTTTTTCGCTGATCTTAAATAATCCCAGCATTCTGGCTTTGGTGCCGTTATTCTCTGGTGAAAGTGGAGATCTGGTCAGTATTCTGGGGGCCAGATTATCTTCCAGATTACATATTGGGTCAATTAAAGCTTCCCTCAGGCCCTCGGAAGAAGCTTTAAGAAATTTTGGGATAATTATAATCCTGGCCTTAATAATCTATCCAACCATAGGTCTTTTAGCCCATTTTGCATCAGTACTCCTCGGAGTTAAATCGGTTGGAATTGAAAACATGGTTTTGATAAGTACCCTGGCTGGTTTGATCCTGACACCCTTCATGTTAATGATTGCCTTTTATCTGAGCATAATAACCTACAAAAAGGGGCTTGATCCTGACAATGTGGTTATACCCTTAACCACCAGCATAACTGACCCTATAGCCAATACATTCCTGGTGATAATGGTAATTTCCATTTTAGGATATACTTTGTAGAAAAAACCAGTAATAAAAGCTACAAATCATAACATGACCGATAGTTTCTTGACCCGTAAAAAGTGATCATAATACTTACCATCGTTAGATTAATTTTAACACTTAGGGACACATATAAAAAAAAGGTAATAATATGGACTATGCTAAAACGGACCCCATGCTGATTGTAAATAAAACAAAGGGTACCAATTTAGGTGGGGCACAAATGGCCGACAGTTTTTTTTCCCGTTTTCGTGGATTGATGCTGAAGAAAAATCTGGAAAGAGGCTTGATTTTGAAGATCCCTGCGGGTAGGGGAAGAAGGGGCTCAGCTATCCACATGTTCTTCATGCGCATACCGTTGGATTTGGTTTTTTTGGATGAAGCCAAAATTGTGGTGGATACAGTAACTCTAAAACCATGGCAGACCTACACTCCAAAGGCCCCTGCCAGATACGTTATCGAGTTTAGAACAGGGGTTTTAAGTAATTCTTCTACTGAAATAGGTGATGAGCTGGACTTTACCTGTGAAATAGCTTGAATAAACTCCTGGAGGAATGTGAGTATGGAAGTAAAAATTGTGGACTACGGTTTTTCAGAAGAATTTGAGAAATATTACATAACTTACCAAGTGAAAGGACTGAATCCCGGGGAGATAGCCCAACTCCAGGTCAAGGTGGAGGATCCCCTGGTGGTGAAATGTGATGAATTGTATCTAACCACCTTTTTCCATGGGGATTACTATCCCTTCCACAGTGCGGATGCCAAGGATAGGATGGAGGACTATATTGCCCGGGAAGAAATCGAAATGACAGCCTATATATTGGATTTACTTGATGAGAGTAGATGAATTCAGATCCTAAATATTAAAAGCCTTCTTCAATTTTTGGAAATTTTGATCTTTGAAATTCTTTACGGAATAACATCGGCTAAAATCTAAAACGAAGAAATGATTTTTAAAAGTTGCTTCGGAGTTTCAACCACATCCACATCCTCTAAAGCATCCAATTTTTTGGTGTTTGAAACATCGATCTCCCTCATGCGAATGAAAATCTTTTTCCCACCGGAAACTGCTCCAAAAGGACACGCAATTTGACATGCACCGCATCCCTGGCACTTTAAGAGGTTAATTTCCACTCCGGGCGTTATGGCGTCCTGAGGACAGGCAGCAGCCGCCTGGCAGGTTGAACAGTGTTGACATAATTCCAGTTCCAGTTTCGAGGGCAGCACAGTTTGCACGTCCCCTGCTTCCAGATCAACAGGCACTATCATGGTTGATATCTTACCCTTACCTGCCTGGGCAATGGCGTTGGTAATGAGGGTATCAGCAATGCCACTGACTACCTTGGCAATGGTGTTGGATGTGGATGGAGAGACCACCAGGAGGTCGTAACGACCCAGGGAGAATCGACCAGCAAGGGGATAACTGAACTTCTGATCCTTCTCCAGGACCAGCTCCTGGTAATAGCCTCCGGTGAGAGATTCAATTCGCCCATAAAGCCCATACATTTTAAGAACTTCTTCACCAGCTGCGGATAGTAGTACGGTTACCTCATGTTCCCTGGAAATTTTTTCTAGTGTTTCAACACTCTCCAGGAGCAGGTGTCCGGCTCCAGTAATGCCCCAGGCTATTTTCATGATTTCTCCGATATTTTAAAATTCTAAGTAACGATAGCCTTCATCTGATTGGAAAGCGTAGTGCACCTGGGTGTACTGGCCCATGAATTCTGTGACTTCATCTTGCACATTTTTACCATCCATCACCACATTTTTTATGTATCCCGCCACTTCGGCCATTTCAGACTCCTTCATTCCTCTGCGAGTAATTTCCTGGGTCCCAATACGAATTCCGGAGGGGTCTTCCGTGCGGTTTACATCGTCCCAGGGAAGTAAATTCTTGTTGAGTATTATGTTATTTTTTTCCAAAGTTTTAGCCAATATGGAAGCGTGGTTGATGTTGGAAACATCCATCACCACTTGATGGGATTTGGTAAACCCTTGATCTTCACATAATACATTAAAACCGAGTTCATACAAGTTTTCTCCCAGTTTCTGGGCATTTTTAATGGTTTGGTCAGCGTAATCTGCTCCAAATTCCAGCATCTCTGCGGTGGCTATGCCAAGGGCAGCGAGATGATGGAGATGGTGGTTACTTACTACTCCAGGGAACACTGCTTCGTCAACTGAATCAGCTATATCATTTTTACAGAGTATAATACCGCCCTGGGGGCCGGGGAAGGTTTTATGAGTGCTTCCTACTAAAAGGTCAGCACCTTCTTTAAGTGGGTCTTGGAATTGACCGCCAGCTATGAGTCCCAGTACATGGGCGCCATCGTACATGACTTTGGCCCCCACCTCATCGGCTGCTTCCCTGGCATCTTCAACTGGATGGGGGAATAGGAATAGGCTACCACCTAACAGGACAATTTTGGGCTTCTCTTCTAAGATCTTCTTCTTCATGGCCTCGGCATCGATGTTCATCTTCAACGGGTCAAAGGGGTGGGGATGTACATCAAGGCACCTTATTCCGGCTGCACTAACCGAAGCATGACTTATATGTCCACCTACTGGAACCTCCAGGGCCATTATGGTATCACCCTGATCTGAAACTGCAAAAAAAGACGCTAAATTGGCAACCACGCCAGATATGGGTTGTACATTGGCATGTTCGGCCTGGAATATTTTCTTGGATAATTCAATGGTCATTTCCTCTATCTGGTCGATGTACTGACAACCCTCGTAGAAACGTTTTCCAGGAAGCCCTTCCGCATAACGGTGGGATAGATCAGATGATAAAGCCTCCCTCACGATTGTACTGGTAATGTTTTCACTGGCAATTAGATTTATACTGTTTTTCATCCATTCATGATGCTTTTTAGTGATTTCTTTTATTTTATAGGCATATTCTTCATTTTTGACCATTTTATTCCTCCGATAAACGTGAAATATTAAATTAAGAGTGAAATTATCTATAAAAATTGGGGTTATAAATACTTTCTAAGGCCCCCCATTTTAGATTCAAATAAAAACTAAAACACTTTCTATTGTTCTTTAAAGAATGTTTTAGTTCTCATTTCCAGAAGGTTTGCTACGATACGCTCTAATTCGCTGGCTGGGATACTTACCATAACTTCATAATCTTTCATCTCCATGTGCCGTCGGGATCCAATGTCTGCAAATCCATACGTTACCTTTCCAGTTAGATAGGGAATAGCGGCCATCGAACTACAAATAGGCCCTGAATCGCCCCCCAAAGAATGTGAACCAGTATCATATGCATTGGCATGTAAGATTTCCATACCCTGCCGGGCATTACATACTATTAACACCACGTCTGGTTCGAATTCGGCGTTAACTAAAGGGGCGAAGATCACTGCCCGGAATATGTCTGCAGGTATGCAGAGGTTGTTTTGCCAGGATCTCTGCACTGCAGGTATATTTTTATAAACTCCGGCAGCCACCAGAAAATTTCCGCTTCTGAGACTGACGGGATAGTTACTCTTATCTCCCAGGCCACTGTATCTTGCTCCGCCCATACACAGCTCATGTTCTAAGTTAGAATAAAAAACCTCCCCATTCATGGCCTTTTCTATTTTACGACAGAACCTGGATTTTTCTTCTTCTAGAGGTATCTTTTTAGGTTCCTTGAAGGACCATTTAATGGCTACTGGTTCTCGCTCCAGTTTTAAAACGTTTTTAAGTTTTTTTCCCAACTTCTGATGTATCATATGCACCCCACCCATCTGATATAGGAATAGTTAGGTGGGGGCTGAACATAAAATTTTGGAATTTTAGAATAAGAAAGTGATTAGAATAAGAAAGTATTGGTATTATTTTTATGGCCGTTTTTTATGGCCGGAATTTAAAATAAATAAAGAAATAAGGGATTAAACCCTTATTTACCTGCGTTTAAGGCAGCTTCAATCTGAGCCATTATCTGGGCGGTTCGGAAGTGTTGCTGATCCATTGCTCCTGATGGGCAGGCAGCTACACAGGTTCCACAACCTTTGCATAGAGCTACGTTCACATGGGCCTGTTCGTCTACACGTTCAAGAGCTCCGAATGGACATAGTTCAATACAGACTTCGCATCCACCACACACGTCAGTGTCGACGGCAGCAATGATGGGTTCGATTTCCACTTCACCTTTAACCATGGGTATGGCTGCTCGGGCTGCAGCACCTGATGCTTGAGCCACTGCGTCTGGAATATCCTTAGGACCTTGTGACACACCGGCTAGATATACACCATCAGTTAGGGTATCGACCGGTCGTAGTTTGGGGTGAGCTTCCATCAGGAAACCGTCAGCGCTTTTGGAAAGCCCGATGGTCTGTCTAAGTTCTTCTGATCCTTCTGGGGGCTGTAGACCCACAGAGAGTACTACCATATCATAGTTGAACTCGGTGACTTTGCCCAGCATGCTGTCCTCTGCCCGTATGGTGAGGGTGTCGTCAGGGTTGACGAGTACTGATGCGGGTCGGCCACGGATGAACTTAATTCCATACTTCTCTTGAGATCTTTGGTAGAATTCCTCGAATCCTTTACCAAAGGCACGGATGTCCATGTAGTAGATGGCCACATCTGTATCTGGGGCTTTGTCCTTGATTAACTGGGCGTTCTTCATGGCGTACATACAGCATACCCGGGAACAGTAAGGTTTGTCGATCTGTGCGTCCCTACTACCTACACACTGGATGAAGGCCACACTCTTGGGTTTTTCGCCATCGGAAGGTTTTAAGACTTTACCCATGGTGGGTCCAGATGCGTTGATAAGTCTTTCCAGTTCCAGACCGGTAATGACGTTATCAGCGTCGGCGTAACTCCATTCTTTCTTCTCGGTGGGGTTGTATGGGTCGTAACCAGTGGCTACTATGATTGTACCTACTTCAATCTCGATTTCTTCAGCCTCTTGCTCGTGGAAGATGGCACCGTTTCCACAGGCTTGGTCACAGAGTTTACAGTCGATACAGTAGTCTTTGTTTATGGTGGCTACCAGAGGCACAGCTTGAGGGAAAGGTAAGAAAGTCGCTTTGACCATACCCATACCTTCGTCGAAGTAGTTAGGCATTTCTATAGGACATACTTCGGTACAACTGCCGCAACCGGTACAAACTTCTTCTCTTACGTATCTTGGCTTTTTCTCAATTACCACTTGGAAGTTACCGATGTAACCGTGAACTTCTTTCACTTCTGCGTAGGATATTAGCTCGATGTTTTCGTGTTTACCGGCGTCCACCATTTTAGGGGCCAGAATACACATGGAACAGTCCAGAGTCGGGAATGTTTTGTCCAGTTGGGCCATTCGTCCACCGATGGTGGGTTGTTTTTCAACTAGATAGGTTTTGAATCCCATATCCGCTAAATCGAGTGCAGATTGAATACCAGCCACACCTCCGCCTATAACCAGCGCTTTGTTGTCCACAGCCACTGTAGAGGATTCAAGAGGCTCTAATAAACGTGCTTTGGCCACGGCCATTCGGACCAAGTCTTTAGCTTTTTCGGTAGCAGCTTCTGGTTCTCCCATATGCACCCAGGAGTCGTGCTCCCTAATGTTAGCAAATTCAAATAAGAATGGATTCAGTCCAGCTTCCCTAACACATCTTCGGAAGGTTGGCTCGTGAAGCCGGGGTGAACATGCAGCAACTACAACTCGATTAATGCCTTTTTCTTTGATATCTTTCTGGATGATGTCCTGTCCAGGATCTGAACACATGTACTTGTATTCTTCGGATAATACCACATTAGGCAGGGTAGCTGCGTACTCCTTGACTTCGTCGATGTCAACTACACCTCCAATGTTGATCCCGCAGTGACACGTGTAGACTCCAATTTTAGGTTCTTCGGTCATTTCTTCCTTTTTTTCTTCTTCTGCCAATTATATCACCTATTCCACGTCTTGTGAAAGTTACATTATTAGTAGTGTTGTGTCTATCACTTTATTAAATAAAGTTTTCTATTCAAAATTTAGAACAAGCTTTATATACTAGAAAATTTGCAGCCTTTCATTCCTGGGAAGGTTTAGAATAAAAAATATTTTCAGTACTCTAAACGATCAAATCAAATACAATTCTTAACTAATAAAAAAAACAATAATTCGGGAATCAATCCGTGATTCCCTCGGTAACGATTTTGAATACAGCCTCTCCTTCTGGTAGGTGAGGACTGTCCACTAACCTTGCGATCCGTTTCCCAGCCAGACCCTTTTTTAACCATATCCGGTAGGTGGCAGCGTGCCCCAGCACGTGACCTCCAATAGCCTTAGTTGGGCTTCCGAAGAATGCATCAGGCCGGGCTTGTACCTGGTTTGTAACAAAAACCGCTGAATTGTAGGTATTGGCAATGTTTTGCAGGGTGTGTAAATGTTGGTTCAATTTTTGCTGTCGGGTGGCCAGTGACTCCCGCCCCACATATTCCGCCCGGAAGTGGGCGGTGAGGGAATCAACAATTACCAGACGTATATTAATTCCACGCTGAATAAGTTCATTAACCTTATCGGCCATCAGTATCTGGTGGCTGGAGTTAAAAGCACGGGCAATATGGATCTTCTGTAGAACTTCTTCCACATCCATATCAAAGCCCTCAGCGATTTGACGAATCCTTTCCGGACGGAAGGTGTTTTCTGTATCTATGAAAACACATTCACCTTCTAAACCCCCTTTTTCTGGGGGAAGCTGAACTGATACTGCTATTTCATGAGATATCTGACTCTTACCCGATCCGAACTCTCCAAAAACTTCAGTGATGGCCTGAGTTTCAATTCCTCCGCCTATAAGTTCATCCAGTCCACTGCTCCCGGTTGTTATTCTCCCAACATCTTTTCTGCGTTCCATAACATCCAGGGCGGTTTCAAAGTCTATTTGTTCAGCCTTACGGGCTGCTTCGATAACTTTTTCAGCCACACCCTCTCCAATCTCAACTTTAACACTAAGTTCTTTAGCGGTGGCGGTGGCTAGTCTCATCATGTCCGCAAAACCAGCATCCCTTAACTTTTGGGCTGTTTTTTCTCCGACATTTGGTAAGTCTTCCAATTCAACCATTTCAATCTCCCTTCCTTCTTTTTGACAATCACAGCTTCAGATTCATATTTTTATTTCAAGAACTTTCTTGGCATTCAGACGCACTTCTTCATTGTATTCGTCGAAACCAGCATCTGCAATAATTTTAATTTGTCTTCCCACTAATTCTACTACTTTTTCTTCCAGAGAACCTTCATCACCTGTTTTATCAATTATCTCCTCAGCTTCTTTGGTGCTTATACCTAACAGATCCTCAGCTGCCTGGCGGAAGAACGTGGTGCGTATGGTGCCGGTATCATCCTCCAGTAAGATGGAAATTATCATCAGGTACTCTGGATTCTCAACTTCCTCGCCACATACTTCACATACGTATGTATCTTCTTCCCAAATAACTCGTTTGTTACAAGTGGGACACATCTCAAATAGGATTTTGTTACCAAAGGCCTCCATGATCTCCCCACTTACTCTAATATTTCGAAGGTCCTCTTCAATTTCATCAATTTTTTTGGAAGGATAAATTTTCTCCTGTATATCTTTTAAAGCGGGGAGGTCAGATTCCTCATCTTTTACACGGGTTACCTGTGTCGTCCTGCCGGCGCTTATCTCTACTACGTCGTTTCTAAGGGTAACACGTGGATTTGCTATTCGCACTGCATCTCCTTCGGAGAATTGTTGATTGGCTTGATCATCCCACAGGGAAGCCCTTATCACTCCGGTGTCATCGGCTATTTCCACGGATCTTACCATGCCTCTGCTACCGTCTTCTCTGGTGAACTCCCGTGGCTCATAAAGGCTTAGAATTCTACCCAATATACGTGCTTCACGATCTCCTTCGGTCAATTCGGTAATCTTTTTATCCTGGTAGAGCATGTCTGCAACTTCTTTAACAGAAGGAAGCTTTTCCATCTCTTCTGGGCTGGGTTTAAGTATTCGAGAAGTTTTACCAACACTAAGTTCCACGTTGTAGTTTCCCAGGCGGGTTCTGGCATTTTCAATCTTCACAGCATCTCCTTCATTCAAGTGGCCCTCTGCTTTGTCTTCCCATAATGACACACGCACCACACCGGTTTCATCAGCCAGTTCTGCGCTGCGGACCACTCCCTTGCTGCCATCATCCCTCTGGAATTCGTTGGGTTCGTACAAGTTCACCACTCGCCCTACCACATCCACTTCGTCGCCTTCATCCTCTATCTGGTTTAATTCCCCAATTTTAAATGGTTTGAGGTATTTACCGCATTCATGGAGCATTTCTTTAAGTTTAGCATCTATTGGTGGATTTATTAGTATTTTACTATTCCAGTTGGTGTTTATGCGATATCCAGCAGTGGAATAATCATCAAATTCGATGTTACCTCCGATGATTTTGATAATATCTCCTTTTTTAATTTCTAGGGCGGTATCTTCATTCCAAAGTGTAACTCTGATGGCCCCAGTGTCATCCTCCAGTTCCAGGGATTTCACTCGACCGGTACTCCCGTCATCCCTCTCGAAGGTAATTTCGTCGTAAACCTTGCTGGCCACTCCTACAATAGTCACGTCTCTCATTTCACGGGCATCCCCTATTTTGAGCACGTTTTCACTATATTCGGGTACATCAAACTCTCCTTTTTCAACACGACCTATCCAGGAATGGTTCAATGAAACTTCTCCATTTCTAACTCGGCTTTGCGCCCCCATTATTTTCACTGCGTCTCCTTCATGAAGATCCAGAGTGTTAATAAGGTCGGTGTCCCGGTTCCATAGGGTGAAGGTCATTTTCCCGCTTTC encodes:
- the glyA gene encoding serine hydroxymethyltransferase; protein product: MVKNEEYAYKIKEITKKHHEWMKNSINLIASENITSTIVREALSSDLSHRYAEGLPGKRFYEGCQYIDQIEEMTIELSKKIFQAEHANVQPISGVVANLASFFAVSDQGDTIMALEVPVGGHISHASVSAAGIRCLDVHPHPFDPLKMNIDAEAMKKKILEEKPKIVLLGGSLFLFPHPVEDAREAADEVGAKVMYDGAHVLGLIAGGQFQDPLKEGADLLVGSTHKTFPGPQGGIILCKNDIADSVDEAVFPGVVSNHHLHHLAALGIATAEMLEFGADYADQTIKNAQKLGENLYELGFNVLCEDQGFTKSHQVVMDVSNINHASILAKTLEKNNIILNKNLLPWDDVNRTEDPSGIRIGTQEITRRGMKESEMAEVAGYIKNVVMDGKNVQDEVTEFMGQYTQVHYAFQSDEGYRYLEF
- a CDS encoding DUF169 domain-containing protein; amino-acid sequence: MIHQKLGKKLKNVLKLEREPVAIKWSFKEPKKIPLEEEKSRFCRKIEKAMNGEVFYSNLEHELCMGGARYSGLGDKSNYPVSLRSGNFLVAAGVYKNIPAVQRSWQNNLCIPADIFRAVIFAPLVNAEFEPDVVLIVCNARQGMEILHANAYDTGSHSLGGDSGPICSSMAAIPYLTGKVTYGFADIGSRRHMEMKDYEVMVSIPASELERIVANLLEMRTKTFFKEQ
- a CDS encoding 4Fe-4S binding protein; amino-acid sequence: MTEEPKIGVYTCHCGINIGGVVDIDEVKEYAATLPNVVLSEEYKYMCSDPGQDIIQKDIKEKGINRVVVAACSPRLHEPTFRRCVREAGLNPFLFEFANIREHDSWVHMGEPEAATEKAKDLVRMAVAKARLLEPLESSTVAVDNKALVIGGGVAGIQSALDLADMGFKTYLVEKQPTIGGRMAQLDKTFPTLDCSMCILAPKMVDAGKHENIELISYAEVKEVHGYIGNFQVVIEKKPRYVREEVCTGCGSCTEVCPIEMPNYFDEGMGMVKATFLPFPQAVPLVATINKDYCIDCKLCDQACGNGAIFHEQEAEEIEIEVGTIIVATGYDPYNPTEKKEWSYADADNVITGLELERLINASGPTMGKVLKPSDGEKPKSVAFIQCVGSRDAQIDKPYCSRVCCMYAMKNAQLIKDKAPDTDVAIYYMDIRAFGKGFEEFYQRSQEKYGIKFIRGRPASVLVNPDDTLTIRAEDSMLGKVTEFNYDMVVLSVGLQPPEGSEELRQTIGLSKSADGFLMEAHPKLRPVDTLTDGVYLAGVSQGPKDIPDAVAQASGAAARAAIPMVKGEVEIEPIIAAVDTDVCGGCEVCIELCPFGALERVDEQAHVNVALCKGCGTCVAACPSGAMDQQHFRTAQIMAQIEAALNAGK
- a CDS encoding magnesium transporter, which translates into the protein MKWTDPVKKIGDLILLLLNLLARIVIVVSKRSLKALSIPFVISGKVAHFFRDVSRTLGEGFIALFICAIGDLIAGILLSRMTETLSILPGLLILIPGAIGMRGNIFGALGSRLGSNLHIGILSPELKKSTILYQNIISAMILTFIMSIFLAFMAKGFSMALGYESISLVDFTIISVLGGIFSGALLLPATILITIKSYENGWDPDNVTTPLIAASGDLFTLPSLLLAIQILLWIRNGFFDTILFLVFIIIGIIAFIVGIRGESNLKKIIKHSTPTLFLSSILGTTAGTILNSSFSLILNNPSILALVPLFSGESGDLVSILGARLSSRLHIGSIKASLRPSEEALRNFGIIIILALIIYPTIGLLAHFASVLLGVKSVGIENMVLISTLAGLILTPFMLMIAFYLSIITYKKGLDPDNVVIPLTTSITDPIANTFLVIMVISILGYTL
- a CDS encoding DUF192 domain-containing protein; amino-acid sequence: MADSFFSRFRGLMLKKNLERGLILKIPAGRGRRGSAIHMFFMRIPLDLVFLDEAKIVVDTVTLKPWQTYTPKAPARYVIEFRTGVLSNSSTEIGDELDFTCEIA
- the radA gene encoding DNA repair and recombination protein RadA, with amino-acid sequence MVELEDLPNVGEKTAQKLRDAGFADMMRLATATAKELSVKVEIGEGVAEKVIEAARKAEQIDFETALDVMERRKDVGRITTGSSGLDELIGGGIETQAITEVFGEFGSGKSQISHEIAVSVQLPPEKGGLEGECVFIDTENTFRPERIRQIAEGFDMDVEEVLQKIHIARAFNSSHQILMADKVNELIQRGINIRLVIVDSLTAHFRAEYVGRESLATRQQKLNQHLHTLQNIANTYNSAVFVTNQVQARPDAFFGSPTKAIGGHVLGHAATYRIWLKKGLAGKRIARLVDSPHLPEGEAVFKIVTEGITD
- a CDS encoding DUF5750 family protein: MEVKIVDYGFSEEFEKYYITYQVKGLNPGEIAQLQVKVEDPLVVKCDELYLTTFFHGDYYPFHSADAKDRMEDYIAREEIEMTAYILDLLDESR
- a CDS encoding potassium channel family protein, giving the protein MKNMSELMVDLAYSALLFNSKDAAEEVKKLENKINRLNYEIKKESLLAARTVEDAEKLTALLEVGEATENIADSAKDIADLVLKGIKPHPVFKMVMEESDEMIIRVKICESSELIDNSLGELLLATRTGMTVIAIRRNESWIYGPDKNTILDVNDTLIAKGNETGANILDKLASGEIKLEDLEYNEIAEI
- a CDS encoding Lrp/AsnC family transcriptional regulator, translated to MDDVDLAILRSLIRNSRITLSQMSKEIDIPDATISNRLKKLESEIINRYTIILDWQKIGLEITSIIIIQTESEKHESVKEMLSRLEEVSEVYSVSGEYDILIKVWVRSIEELNKLINTKIRSIDGVEDLTEMIVMERVKEDIPSF
- a CDS encoding dihydromethanopterin reductase (acceptor), whose translation is MKIAWGITGAGHLLLESVETLEKISREHEVTVLLSAAGEEVLKMYGLYGRIESLTGGYYQELVLEKDQKFSYPLAGRFSLGRYDLLVVSPSTSNTIAKVVSGIADTLITNAIAQAGKGKISTMIVPVDLEAGDVQTVLPSKLELELCQHCSTCQAAAACPQDAITPGVEINLLKCQGCGACQIACPFGAVSGGKKIFIRMREIDVSNTKKLDALEDVDVVETPKQLLKIISSF